A stretch of the Veillonella parvula DSM 2008 genome encodes the following:
- the lysS gene encoding lysine--tRNA ligase, with protein MSEEIKNIQEELNEQMQIRRDKLAEYEADGIYPFGQRFVVKDYAKDIKEDFFLKYDGQPVVIAGRLMTIRSHGKTAFANIRDKSGDIQVYFRKDVLGEEAYKYVKMLDIGDIIGVEGHVFKTHTGEVTIKVNKLTLLSKSLRPLPEKWHGLKDTELRYRQRYVDLIVNPEVRDTFVKRSQIVAKIREYMMRDGFMEVETPMMHAIPGGAAARPFITHHNALDIDIYMRIAPELYLKRLIVGGMDRVFEMNRCFRNEGIDNRHNPEFTTIESYQAYGDVEDAIRLTENLVSYCAQEVLGTQEITYQGTEINLTPPWNRITMAEGVKKYTGEDFDAVTTVEEARAIADRLNVEYTENDGIGKILNLCFEDYVEENLIQPTIVYGHPKEISPLAKASRENPLATERFEAFIYGRELANGFSELNDPIDQKQRFLDQLKEREAGDDEAHRMDEDFVTALEYGLPPTAGLGVGIDRLVMFLTDSASIRDVLLFPLMKPEAPKHIEAEEAAE; from the coding sequence ATGAGTGAAGAAATTAAAAATATACAAGAAGAGCTGAATGAGCAAATGCAAATTCGCCGCGATAAATTAGCCGAATATGAAGCTGATGGTATTTACCCATTTGGTCAACGTTTTGTCGTAAAAGATTACGCAAAAGACATTAAAGAAGACTTCTTCTTGAAATATGATGGTCAGCCTGTAGTTATTGCAGGTCGTTTGATGACAATCCGTTCCCATGGTAAAACGGCATTTGCGAATATTCGTGATAAATCTGGTGATATTCAAGTATACTTCCGTAAAGATGTTTTGGGCGAAGAGGCTTATAAATACGTTAAAATGCTTGATATAGGTGATATTATCGGCGTAGAAGGTCACGTATTTAAAACTCATACTGGTGAAGTTACCATTAAAGTTAACAAATTAACATTGTTATCTAAGTCTTTACGTCCATTACCAGAAAAATGGCATGGATTAAAGGATACAGAACTTCGTTACCGTCAACGTTATGTTGATTTGATTGTAAATCCTGAAGTACGTGATACATTTGTAAAACGCTCTCAAATCGTTGCTAAAATTCGTGAATACATGATGCGTGATGGCTTCATGGAAGTGGAAACACCGATGATGCATGCTATCCCTGGTGGTGCTGCTGCACGTCCATTCATCACTCACCATAATGCGCTTGATATCGATATTTATATGCGTATTGCACCAGAATTGTACCTAAAACGTTTAATCGTTGGTGGTATGGACCGCGTGTTCGAAATGAATCGTTGCTTCCGTAACGAAGGTATCGATAATCGTCATAATCCAGAATTTACTACTATTGAATCTTATCAAGCTTATGGCGATGTAGAGGATGCGATTCGCTTAACAGAAAATCTTGTGTCCTACTGTGCTCAAGAAGTACTTGGTACGCAAGAAATTACATACCAAGGTACAGAAATTAATTTGACTCCTCCTTGGAATCGTATCACAATGGCTGAAGGTGTAAAAAAATACACTGGTGAAGATTTTGATGCAGTCACAACTGTAGAAGAAGCTCGTGCTATTGCTGATCGCTTAAATGTAGAATACACAGAAAATGATGGTATTGGTAAAATCTTAAATCTTTGCTTTGAAGATTATGTAGAAGAAAACTTGATTCAGCCAACTATCGTATATGGTCATCCGAAAGAGATTTCTCCACTTGCTAAAGCAAGTCGTGAAAATCCATTGGCTACAGAACGTTTTGAAGCATTCATCTATGGTCGTGAATTGGCAAATGGCTTCTCCGAGTTAAATGATCCAATCGATCAAAAACAACGTTTCTTGGATCAATTAAAAGAACGTGAAGCGGGCGACGATGAAGCTCATCGTATGGATGAGGACTTCGTAACAGCTCTTGAGTACGGCTTGCCTCCAACAGCTGGTCTTGGTGTTGGTATCGACCGTCTTGTTATGTTCTTAACAGATTCTGCATCCATTCGCGATGTATTATTGTTCCCGTTGATGAAACCAGAAGCTCCTAAGCATATTGAAGCTGAAGAAGCAGCTGAATAA